From a region of the Corallococcus coralloides DSM 2259 genome:
- a CDS encoding YicC/YloC family endoribonuclease: MLKSMTGFGSGRARVGDEEVSVEARSLNHKFCEVKVRLPRELSALEPTLVKQVKDRLARGSVEILVRRQAATVSGNVPTVDVALAREYARAFREVAEAMGQSVEIAWSQVANQPGVIRLEEKGVDVESATQATQTALQQALAALETMRNTEGESIHTDLDARMKLIEGWSQEVARLAPRAVSDYQQRLTDRVAELARGVAVDPQRLAQEVALFAERTDIAEEVTRLATHLEQFRLLMASPEPVGRRMDFLVQEMHREVNTTGSKSQHAEISARVVSMKAEVERIREQVQNVE, translated from the coding sequence ATGCTCAAGAGCATGACCGGATTTGGTTCGGGCCGCGCCCGCGTGGGGGACGAAGAGGTCTCCGTGGAAGCACGCTCGCTCAACCACAAGTTCTGCGAAGTGAAGGTCCGGCTGCCGCGCGAGCTGTCCGCGCTCGAGCCTACCCTCGTGAAGCAGGTGAAGGACCGCCTCGCGCGGGGCTCGGTGGAGATCCTGGTGCGCCGGCAGGCCGCCACCGTGTCGGGCAACGTCCCCACGGTGGATGTCGCCCTGGCCCGCGAATACGCGCGCGCCTTCCGCGAAGTCGCCGAGGCCATGGGCCAGTCGGTGGAGATCGCCTGGTCGCAGGTGGCCAACCAGCCGGGCGTCATCCGCCTGGAGGAGAAGGGCGTGGACGTGGAGTCTGCCACCCAGGCCACGCAGACCGCGCTCCAGCAGGCGCTCGCGGCCCTGGAGACGATGCGGAACACCGAAGGCGAGTCCATCCACACGGACCTGGACGCCCGGATGAAGCTCATCGAGGGCTGGAGCCAGGAGGTCGCCCGGCTCGCGCCTCGCGCGGTCAGTGACTACCAGCAGCGGCTCACCGATCGTGTCGCGGAGCTCGCGCGCGGCGTCGCGGTGGATCCGCAGCGCCTGGCGCAGGAAGTGGCCCTCTTCGCCGAGCGCACGGACATCGCGGAAGAGGTGACCCGGCTCGCGACCCACCTCGAGCAGTTCCGGCTCCTGATGGCGAGCCCCGAGCCGGTGGGCCGGCGCATGGACTTCCTCGTGCAGGAGATGCACCGCGAGGTGAACACGACAGGCTCCAAGAGCCAGCACGCGGAGATCTCCGCGCGCGTGGTCTCGATGAAGGCCGAGGTCGAGCGCATCCGCGAACAGGTGCAGAACGTCGAATGA
- the gmk gene encoding guanylate kinase has translation MNEPTGLQPGLLLVLSAPSGAGKTTLAHRLLKEMPDGIFSTSVTTRRPRGKEQEGVDYHFVGVAAFQEKIEKGEFVEWAEVHGHFYGSPQSVVDEARTRRGTAIFDIDVQGGQAIKRKHPDAVLIFVLPPSMEELERRLRDRQTDSDETIRRRMLAARSEIERGIASYDYVVVNDDFERAYQELRSVVVAEKCRRGRVDLSKLKLGS, from the coding sequence ATGAACGAACCCACTGGACTCCAGCCTGGCCTGCTCCTCGTCCTCTCCGCGCCGTCCGGAGCTGGAAAGACCACCCTCGCGCACCGGCTGCTGAAGGAGATGCCGGACGGCATCTTCTCCACCAGCGTCACCACCCGGCGCCCCCGGGGCAAGGAGCAGGAGGGCGTGGACTACCACTTCGTGGGAGTCGCCGCCTTCCAGGAGAAGATCGAGAAGGGCGAGTTCGTGGAGTGGGCCGAGGTACACGGCCACTTCTATGGCAGCCCCCAGTCGGTGGTGGATGAAGCCCGCACGCGCCGTGGCACCGCCATCTTCGACATCGACGTCCAGGGCGGGCAGGCCATCAAGCGCAAGCACCCCGACGCGGTCCTCATCTTCGTGCTGCCCCCCTCCATGGAGGAGCTGGAGCGGCGGCTTCGGGATCGTCAGACGGACTCGGACGAAACCATCCGCCGCCGGATGCTGGCCGCCCGCTCGGAGATCGAGCGGGGAATCGCGTCCTACGACTACGTCGTGGTGAACGACGACTTCGAGCGCGCCTATCAGGAGCTGCGCTCGGTGGTGGTCGCGGAGAAGTGCCGGCGGGGGAGGGTGGACCTCTCCAAGCTCAAGCTCGGAAGCTGA